One window from the genome of Gambusia affinis linkage group LG14, SWU_Gaff_1.0, whole genome shotgun sequence encodes:
- the LOC122843130 gene encoding uncharacterized protein LOC122843130 isoform X3: MGCIGSRTITADAVPVRKDGDQHGHTEFSWEGINLSMEDTTSILPRLKRKSANAYGIGALAKSSLTGVTRSMKDKVTKPTAMAQGRVAHMIEWQSWGTPSEGPLGTTGRANLQREKERRMENDAYSDLSDGEKEARFAAGIMQQFAISEATLFGWNSMDGDSMGAGSNQGSVAHLSEVNQESITSRDQVLHHSSADVWPHTYVSQGLYCLSSSDAWDPITSQPSGVVSPAAGSYIMAAGGGSGAGGTPGDGYEGTVGSYLQQHQAQLTLQQQSQLQHLQQLHQYQQQQFLQYQQPPLEHRLHSGSPSLQATPNSTIHSLCPPTHPRLADLWGAAQVEIVGQLSAQMLDMVGGVVETVGEEPEPESDGILEQHEEEEELTRVEEITLTLEPEPCSLTPSPLREEAPTTRGSSPGTPAQPAEPILERIPFDVTPCVVQSLEEKDEEAEEGSIVVVATN, from the exons CATGGCCATACCGAGTTTTCCTGGGAAGGAATCAAT TTGTCTATGGAGGATACTACTTCTATTCTGCCTCGACTCAAGAGGAAGTCCGCCAACGCCTATGGGATTGGTGCCCTGGCTAAGTCCTCTCTGACAG GTGTGACACGGTCAATGAAGGACAAGGTGACCAAGCCCACTGCCATGGCCCAGGGTCGGGTTGCCCACATGATCGAGTGGCAGAGCTGGGGCACACCGTCAGAAGGGCCGTTAGGGACCACAGGGCGTGCCAACCTGCAGCGGGAAAAGGAGAGGAGGATGGAAAACGATGCTTACAGCGACCTCAGTGATGGCGAGAAGGAGGCTCGCTTTGCAGCAG GTATTATGCAGCAGTTTGCAATCTCTGAGGCAACTCTGTTTGGCTGGAACTCGATGGATGGAGACAGCATGGGAGCTGGCTCAAACCAGGGCAGCGTCGCTCACCTGAGCGAGGTCAACCAGGAGAGTATTACCAGCAGAG ACCAGGTACTCCATCACTCCTCTGCAGATGTCTGGCCTCACACCTACGTCTCACAGGGCCTGTACTGCCTGTCTTCCTCTGATGCTTGGGACCCAATCACCAGCCAGCCCTCGGGCGTGGTTTCACCTGCCGCAGGCTCCTACATCATGGCTGCCG GTGGTGGTAGTGGAGCAGGAGGTACCCCTGGAGATGGGTATGAGGGCACGGTTGGCAGTTACCTTCAGCAGCACCAGGCTCAACTTACACTGCAGCAACAAAGTCAACTCCAGCATCTACAACAGCTTCATCAATACCAGCAGCAACAGTTTCTGCAGTACCAACAACCG CCTTTGGAGCACAGGCTACACAGTGGCTCCCCTTCCCTCCAAGCCACTCCTAACAGCACCATCCACAGCCTCTGTCCTCCCACTCACCCCCGGCTAGCGGACCTGTGGGGGGCTGCGCAG GTGGAAATCGTTGGTCAGCTGAGTGCACAGATGCTTGACATGGTTGGAGGCGTTGTAGAGACGGTGGGGGAGGAACCGGAACCTGAATCCGACGGGATCCTGGAGCAACACGAAGAGGAAGAAGAACTGACAAGG GTAGAGGAGATAACACTGACCTTAGAGCCAGAGCCATGCTCTTTAACACCATCCCCGCTGAGGGAGGAAGCCCCAACGACAAGAGGTTCAAGCCCAGGAACACCAGCGCAGCCTGCAGAACCCATTCTAGAGAGGATACCTTTCGATGTCACCCCTTGTGTCGTCCAATCGCTCGAAGAGAAAGacgaggaggcggaggagggaTCCATTGTAGTTGTTGCAACAAACTGA
- the LOC122843130 gene encoding uncharacterized protein LOC122843130 isoform X2 produces the protein MGCIGSRTITDAVPVRKDGDQHGHTEFSWEGINLSMEDTTSILPRLKRKSANAYGIGALAKSSLTGVSGVTRSMKDKVTKPTAMAQGRVAHMIEWQSWGTPSEGPLGTTGRANLQREKERRMENDAYSDLSDGEKEARFAAGIMQQFAISEATLFGWNSMDGDSMGAGSNQGSVAHLSEVNQESITSRDQVLHHSSADVWPHTYVSQGLYCLSSSDAWDPITSQPSGVVSPAAGSYIMAAGGGSGAGGTPGDGYEGTVGSYLQQHQAQLTLQQQSQLQHLQQLHQYQQQQFLQYQQPPLEHRLHSGSPSLQATPNSTIHSLCPPTHPRLADLWGAAQVEIVGQLSAQMLDMVGGVVETVGEEPEPESDGILEQHEEEEELTRVEEITLTLEPEPCSLTPSPLREEAPTTRGSSPGTPAQPAEPILERIPFDVTPCVVQSLEEKDEEAEEGSIVVVATN, from the exons CATGGCCATACCGAGTTTTCCTGGGAAGGAATCAAT TTGTCTATGGAGGATACTACTTCTATTCTGCCTCGACTCAAGAGGAAGTCCGCCAACGCCTATGGGATTGGTGCCCTGGCTAAGTCCTCTCTGACAGGTGTgtcag GTGTGACACGGTCAATGAAGGACAAGGTGACCAAGCCCACTGCCATGGCCCAGGGTCGGGTTGCCCACATGATCGAGTGGCAGAGCTGGGGCACACCGTCAGAAGGGCCGTTAGGGACCACAGGGCGTGCCAACCTGCAGCGGGAAAAGGAGAGGAGGATGGAAAACGATGCTTACAGCGACCTCAGTGATGGCGAGAAGGAGGCTCGCTTTGCAGCAG GTATTATGCAGCAGTTTGCAATCTCTGAGGCAACTCTGTTTGGCTGGAACTCGATGGATGGAGACAGCATGGGAGCTGGCTCAAACCAGGGCAGCGTCGCTCACCTGAGCGAGGTCAACCAGGAGAGTATTACCAGCAGAG ACCAGGTACTCCATCACTCCTCTGCAGATGTCTGGCCTCACACCTACGTCTCACAGGGCCTGTACTGCCTGTCTTCCTCTGATGCTTGGGACCCAATCACCAGCCAGCCCTCGGGCGTGGTTTCACCTGCCGCAGGCTCCTACATCATGGCTGCCG GTGGTGGTAGTGGAGCAGGAGGTACCCCTGGAGATGGGTATGAGGGCACGGTTGGCAGTTACCTTCAGCAGCACCAGGCTCAACTTACACTGCAGCAACAAAGTCAACTCCAGCATCTACAACAGCTTCATCAATACCAGCAGCAACAGTTTCTGCAGTACCAACAACCG CCTTTGGAGCACAGGCTACACAGTGGCTCCCCTTCCCTCCAAGCCACTCCTAACAGCACCATCCACAGCCTCTGTCCTCCCACTCACCCCCGGCTAGCGGACCTGTGGGGGGCTGCGCAG GTGGAAATCGTTGGTCAGCTGAGTGCACAGATGCTTGACATGGTTGGAGGCGTTGTAGAGACGGTGGGGGAGGAACCGGAACCTGAATCCGACGGGATCCTGGAGCAACACGAAGAGGAAGAAGAACTGACAAGG GTAGAGGAGATAACACTGACCTTAGAGCCAGAGCCATGCTCTTTAACACCATCCCCGCTGAGGGAGGAAGCCCCAACGACAAGAGGTTCAAGCCCAGGAACACCAGCGCAGCCTGCAGAACCCATTCTAGAGAGGATACCTTTCGATGTCACCCCTTGTGTCGTCCAATCGCTCGAAGAGAAAGacgaggaggcggaggagggaTCCATTGTAGTTGTTGCAACAAACTGA
- the LOC122843130 gene encoding uncharacterized protein LOC122843130 isoform X5 — MGCIGSRTITDAVPVRKDGDQLSMEDTTSILPRLKRKSANAYGIGALAKSSLTGVSGVTRSMKDKVTKPTAMAQGRVAHMIEWQSWGTPSEGPLGTTGRANLQREKERRMENDAYSDLSDGEKEARFAAGIMQQFAISEATLFGWNSMDGDSMGAGSNQGSVAHLSEVNQESITSRDQVLHHSSADVWPHTYVSQGLYCLSSSDAWDPITSQPSGVVSPAAGSYIMAAGGGSGAGGTPGDGYEGTVGSYLQQHQAQLTLQQQSQLQHLQQLHQYQQQQFLQYQQPPLEHRLHSGSPSLQATPNSTIHSLCPPTHPRLADLWGAAQVEIVGQLSAQMLDMVGGVVETVGEEPEPESDGILEQHEEEEELTRVEEITLTLEPEPCSLTPSPLREEAPTTRGSSPGTPAQPAEPILERIPFDVTPCVVQSLEEKDEEAEEGSIVVVATN, encoded by the exons TTGTCTATGGAGGATACTACTTCTATTCTGCCTCGACTCAAGAGGAAGTCCGCCAACGCCTATGGGATTGGTGCCCTGGCTAAGTCCTCTCTGACAGGTGTgtcag GTGTGACACGGTCAATGAAGGACAAGGTGACCAAGCCCACTGCCATGGCCCAGGGTCGGGTTGCCCACATGATCGAGTGGCAGAGCTGGGGCACACCGTCAGAAGGGCCGTTAGGGACCACAGGGCGTGCCAACCTGCAGCGGGAAAAGGAGAGGAGGATGGAAAACGATGCTTACAGCGACCTCAGTGATGGCGAGAAGGAGGCTCGCTTTGCAGCAG GTATTATGCAGCAGTTTGCAATCTCTGAGGCAACTCTGTTTGGCTGGAACTCGATGGATGGAGACAGCATGGGAGCTGGCTCAAACCAGGGCAGCGTCGCTCACCTGAGCGAGGTCAACCAGGAGAGTATTACCAGCAGAG ACCAGGTACTCCATCACTCCTCTGCAGATGTCTGGCCTCACACCTACGTCTCACAGGGCCTGTACTGCCTGTCTTCCTCTGATGCTTGGGACCCAATCACCAGCCAGCCCTCGGGCGTGGTTTCACCTGCCGCAGGCTCCTACATCATGGCTGCCG GTGGTGGTAGTGGAGCAGGAGGTACCCCTGGAGATGGGTATGAGGGCACGGTTGGCAGTTACCTTCAGCAGCACCAGGCTCAACTTACACTGCAGCAACAAAGTCAACTCCAGCATCTACAACAGCTTCATCAATACCAGCAGCAACAGTTTCTGCAGTACCAACAACCG CCTTTGGAGCACAGGCTACACAGTGGCTCCCCTTCCCTCCAAGCCACTCCTAACAGCACCATCCACAGCCTCTGTCCTCCCACTCACCCCCGGCTAGCGGACCTGTGGGGGGCTGCGCAG GTGGAAATCGTTGGTCAGCTGAGTGCACAGATGCTTGACATGGTTGGAGGCGTTGTAGAGACGGTGGGGGAGGAACCGGAACCTGAATCCGACGGGATCCTGGAGCAACACGAAGAGGAAGAAGAACTGACAAGG GTAGAGGAGATAACACTGACCTTAGAGCCAGAGCCATGCTCTTTAACACCATCCCCGCTGAGGGAGGAAGCCCCAACGACAAGAGGTTCAAGCCCAGGAACACCAGCGCAGCCTGCAGAACCCATTCTAGAGAGGATACCTTTCGATGTCACCCCTTGTGTCGTCCAATCGCTCGAAGAGAAAGacgaggaggcggaggagggaTCCATTGTAGTTGTTGCAACAAACTGA
- the LOC122843130 gene encoding uncharacterized protein LOC122843130 isoform X7, with amino-acid sequence MKDKVTKPTAMAQGRVAHMIEWQSWGTPSEGPLGTTGRANLQREKERRMENDAYSDLSDGEKEARFAAGIMQQFAISEATLFGWNSMDGDSMGAGSNQGSVAHLSEVNQESITSRDQVLHHSSADVWPHTYVSQGLYCLSSSDAWDPITSQPSGVVSPAAGSYIMAAGGGSGAGGTPGDGYEGTVGSYLQQHQAQLTLQQQSQLQHLQQLHQYQQQQFLQYQQPPLEHRLHSGSPSLQATPNSTIHSLCPPTHPRLADLWGAAQVEIVGQLSAQMLDMVGGVVETVGEEPEPESDGILEQHEEEEELTRVEEITLTLEPEPCSLTPSPLREEAPTTRGSSPGTPAQPAEPILERIPFDVTPCVVQSLEEKDEEAEEGSIVVVATN; translated from the exons ATGAAGGACAAGGTGACCAAGCCCACTGCCATGGCCCAGGGTCGGGTTGCCCACATGATCGAGTGGCAGAGCTGGGGCACACCGTCAGAAGGGCCGTTAGGGACCACAGGGCGTGCCAACCTGCAGCGGGAAAAGGAGAGGAGGATGGAAAACGATGCTTACAGCGACCTCAGTGATGGCGAGAAGGAGGCTCGCTTTGCAGCAG GTATTATGCAGCAGTTTGCAATCTCTGAGGCAACTCTGTTTGGCTGGAACTCGATGGATGGAGACAGCATGGGAGCTGGCTCAAACCAGGGCAGCGTCGCTCACCTGAGCGAGGTCAACCAGGAGAGTATTACCAGCAGAG ACCAGGTACTCCATCACTCCTCTGCAGATGTCTGGCCTCACACCTACGTCTCACAGGGCCTGTACTGCCTGTCTTCCTCTGATGCTTGGGACCCAATCACCAGCCAGCCCTCGGGCGTGGTTTCACCTGCCGCAGGCTCCTACATCATGGCTGCCG GTGGTGGTAGTGGAGCAGGAGGTACCCCTGGAGATGGGTATGAGGGCACGGTTGGCAGTTACCTTCAGCAGCACCAGGCTCAACTTACACTGCAGCAACAAAGTCAACTCCAGCATCTACAACAGCTTCATCAATACCAGCAGCAACAGTTTCTGCAGTACCAACAACCG CCTTTGGAGCACAGGCTACACAGTGGCTCCCCTTCCCTCCAAGCCACTCCTAACAGCACCATCCACAGCCTCTGTCCTCCCACTCACCCCCGGCTAGCGGACCTGTGGGGGGCTGCGCAG GTGGAAATCGTTGGTCAGCTGAGTGCACAGATGCTTGACATGGTTGGAGGCGTTGTAGAGACGGTGGGGGAGGAACCGGAACCTGAATCCGACGGGATCCTGGAGCAACACGAAGAGGAAGAAGAACTGACAAGG GTAGAGGAGATAACACTGACCTTAGAGCCAGAGCCATGCTCTTTAACACCATCCCCGCTGAGGGAGGAAGCCCCAACGACAAGAGGTTCAAGCCCAGGAACACCAGCGCAGCCTGCAGAACCCATTCTAGAGAGGATACCTTTCGATGTCACCCCTTGTGTCGTCCAATCGCTCGAAGAGAAAGacgaggaggcggaggagggaTCCATTGTAGTTGTTGCAACAAACTGA
- the LOC122843130 gene encoding uncharacterized protein LOC122843130 isoform X6 translates to MGCIGSRTITADAVPVRKDGDQLSMEDTTSILPRLKRKSANAYGIGALAKSSLTGVTRSMKDKVTKPTAMAQGRVAHMIEWQSWGTPSEGPLGTTGRANLQREKERRMENDAYSDLSDGEKEARFAAGIMQQFAISEATLFGWNSMDGDSMGAGSNQGSVAHLSEVNQESITSRDQVLHHSSADVWPHTYVSQGLYCLSSSDAWDPITSQPSGVVSPAAGSYIMAAGGGSGAGGTPGDGYEGTVGSYLQQHQAQLTLQQQSQLQHLQQLHQYQQQQFLQYQQPPLEHRLHSGSPSLQATPNSTIHSLCPPTHPRLADLWGAAQVEIVGQLSAQMLDMVGGVVETVGEEPEPESDGILEQHEEEEELTRVEEITLTLEPEPCSLTPSPLREEAPTTRGSSPGTPAQPAEPILERIPFDVTPCVVQSLEEKDEEAEEGSIVVVATN, encoded by the exons TTGTCTATGGAGGATACTACTTCTATTCTGCCTCGACTCAAGAGGAAGTCCGCCAACGCCTATGGGATTGGTGCCCTGGCTAAGTCCTCTCTGACAG GTGTGACACGGTCAATGAAGGACAAGGTGACCAAGCCCACTGCCATGGCCCAGGGTCGGGTTGCCCACATGATCGAGTGGCAGAGCTGGGGCACACCGTCAGAAGGGCCGTTAGGGACCACAGGGCGTGCCAACCTGCAGCGGGAAAAGGAGAGGAGGATGGAAAACGATGCTTACAGCGACCTCAGTGATGGCGAGAAGGAGGCTCGCTTTGCAGCAG GTATTATGCAGCAGTTTGCAATCTCTGAGGCAACTCTGTTTGGCTGGAACTCGATGGATGGAGACAGCATGGGAGCTGGCTCAAACCAGGGCAGCGTCGCTCACCTGAGCGAGGTCAACCAGGAGAGTATTACCAGCAGAG ACCAGGTACTCCATCACTCCTCTGCAGATGTCTGGCCTCACACCTACGTCTCACAGGGCCTGTACTGCCTGTCTTCCTCTGATGCTTGGGACCCAATCACCAGCCAGCCCTCGGGCGTGGTTTCACCTGCCGCAGGCTCCTACATCATGGCTGCCG GTGGTGGTAGTGGAGCAGGAGGTACCCCTGGAGATGGGTATGAGGGCACGGTTGGCAGTTACCTTCAGCAGCACCAGGCTCAACTTACACTGCAGCAACAAAGTCAACTCCAGCATCTACAACAGCTTCATCAATACCAGCAGCAACAGTTTCTGCAGTACCAACAACCG CCTTTGGAGCACAGGCTACACAGTGGCTCCCCTTCCCTCCAAGCCACTCCTAACAGCACCATCCACAGCCTCTGTCCTCCCACTCACCCCCGGCTAGCGGACCTGTGGGGGGCTGCGCAG GTGGAAATCGTTGGTCAGCTGAGTGCACAGATGCTTGACATGGTTGGAGGCGTTGTAGAGACGGTGGGGGAGGAACCGGAACCTGAATCCGACGGGATCCTGGAGCAACACGAAGAGGAAGAAGAACTGACAAGG GTAGAGGAGATAACACTGACCTTAGAGCCAGAGCCATGCTCTTTAACACCATCCCCGCTGAGGGAGGAAGCCCCAACGACAAGAGGTTCAAGCCCAGGAACACCAGCGCAGCCTGCAGAACCCATTCTAGAGAGGATACCTTTCGATGTCACCCCTTGTGTCGTCCAATCGCTCGAAGAGAAAGacgaggaggcggaggagggaTCCATTGTAGTTGTTGCAACAAACTGA
- the LOC122843130 gene encoding uncharacterized protein LOC122843130 isoform X1, with amino-acid sequence MGCIGSRTITADAVPVRKDGDQHGHTEFSWEGINLSMEDTTSILPRLKRKSANAYGIGALAKSSLTGVSGVTRSMKDKVTKPTAMAQGRVAHMIEWQSWGTPSEGPLGTTGRANLQREKERRMENDAYSDLSDGEKEARFAAGIMQQFAISEATLFGWNSMDGDSMGAGSNQGSVAHLSEVNQESITSRDQVLHHSSADVWPHTYVSQGLYCLSSSDAWDPITSQPSGVVSPAAGSYIMAAGGGSGAGGTPGDGYEGTVGSYLQQHQAQLTLQQQSQLQHLQQLHQYQQQQFLQYQQPPLEHRLHSGSPSLQATPNSTIHSLCPPTHPRLADLWGAAQVEIVGQLSAQMLDMVGGVVETVGEEPEPESDGILEQHEEEEELTRVEEITLTLEPEPCSLTPSPLREEAPTTRGSSPGTPAQPAEPILERIPFDVTPCVVQSLEEKDEEAEEGSIVVVATN; translated from the exons CATGGCCATACCGAGTTTTCCTGGGAAGGAATCAAT TTGTCTATGGAGGATACTACTTCTATTCTGCCTCGACTCAAGAGGAAGTCCGCCAACGCCTATGGGATTGGTGCCCTGGCTAAGTCCTCTCTGACAGGTGTgtcag GTGTGACACGGTCAATGAAGGACAAGGTGACCAAGCCCACTGCCATGGCCCAGGGTCGGGTTGCCCACATGATCGAGTGGCAGAGCTGGGGCACACCGTCAGAAGGGCCGTTAGGGACCACAGGGCGTGCCAACCTGCAGCGGGAAAAGGAGAGGAGGATGGAAAACGATGCTTACAGCGACCTCAGTGATGGCGAGAAGGAGGCTCGCTTTGCAGCAG GTATTATGCAGCAGTTTGCAATCTCTGAGGCAACTCTGTTTGGCTGGAACTCGATGGATGGAGACAGCATGGGAGCTGGCTCAAACCAGGGCAGCGTCGCTCACCTGAGCGAGGTCAACCAGGAGAGTATTACCAGCAGAG ACCAGGTACTCCATCACTCCTCTGCAGATGTCTGGCCTCACACCTACGTCTCACAGGGCCTGTACTGCCTGTCTTCCTCTGATGCTTGGGACCCAATCACCAGCCAGCCCTCGGGCGTGGTTTCACCTGCCGCAGGCTCCTACATCATGGCTGCCG GTGGTGGTAGTGGAGCAGGAGGTACCCCTGGAGATGGGTATGAGGGCACGGTTGGCAGTTACCTTCAGCAGCACCAGGCTCAACTTACACTGCAGCAACAAAGTCAACTCCAGCATCTACAACAGCTTCATCAATACCAGCAGCAACAGTTTCTGCAGTACCAACAACCG CCTTTGGAGCACAGGCTACACAGTGGCTCCCCTTCCCTCCAAGCCACTCCTAACAGCACCATCCACAGCCTCTGTCCTCCCACTCACCCCCGGCTAGCGGACCTGTGGGGGGCTGCGCAG GTGGAAATCGTTGGTCAGCTGAGTGCACAGATGCTTGACATGGTTGGAGGCGTTGTAGAGACGGTGGGGGAGGAACCGGAACCTGAATCCGACGGGATCCTGGAGCAACACGAAGAGGAAGAAGAACTGACAAGG GTAGAGGAGATAACACTGACCTTAGAGCCAGAGCCATGCTCTTTAACACCATCCCCGCTGAGGGAGGAAGCCCCAACGACAAGAGGTTCAAGCCCAGGAACACCAGCGCAGCCTGCAGAACCCATTCTAGAGAGGATACCTTTCGATGTCACCCCTTGTGTCGTCCAATCGCTCGAAGAGAAAGacgaggaggcggaggagggaTCCATTGTAGTTGTTGCAACAAACTGA
- the LOC122843130 gene encoding uncharacterized protein LOC122843130 isoform X4: MGCIGSRTITADAVPVRKDGDQLSMEDTTSILPRLKRKSANAYGIGALAKSSLTGVSGVTRSMKDKVTKPTAMAQGRVAHMIEWQSWGTPSEGPLGTTGRANLQREKERRMENDAYSDLSDGEKEARFAAGIMQQFAISEATLFGWNSMDGDSMGAGSNQGSVAHLSEVNQESITSRDQVLHHSSADVWPHTYVSQGLYCLSSSDAWDPITSQPSGVVSPAAGSYIMAAGGGSGAGGTPGDGYEGTVGSYLQQHQAQLTLQQQSQLQHLQQLHQYQQQQFLQYQQPPLEHRLHSGSPSLQATPNSTIHSLCPPTHPRLADLWGAAQVEIVGQLSAQMLDMVGGVVETVGEEPEPESDGILEQHEEEEELTRVEEITLTLEPEPCSLTPSPLREEAPTTRGSSPGTPAQPAEPILERIPFDVTPCVVQSLEEKDEEAEEGSIVVVATN; encoded by the exons TTGTCTATGGAGGATACTACTTCTATTCTGCCTCGACTCAAGAGGAAGTCCGCCAACGCCTATGGGATTGGTGCCCTGGCTAAGTCCTCTCTGACAGGTGTgtcag GTGTGACACGGTCAATGAAGGACAAGGTGACCAAGCCCACTGCCATGGCCCAGGGTCGGGTTGCCCACATGATCGAGTGGCAGAGCTGGGGCACACCGTCAGAAGGGCCGTTAGGGACCACAGGGCGTGCCAACCTGCAGCGGGAAAAGGAGAGGAGGATGGAAAACGATGCTTACAGCGACCTCAGTGATGGCGAGAAGGAGGCTCGCTTTGCAGCAG GTATTATGCAGCAGTTTGCAATCTCTGAGGCAACTCTGTTTGGCTGGAACTCGATGGATGGAGACAGCATGGGAGCTGGCTCAAACCAGGGCAGCGTCGCTCACCTGAGCGAGGTCAACCAGGAGAGTATTACCAGCAGAG ACCAGGTACTCCATCACTCCTCTGCAGATGTCTGGCCTCACACCTACGTCTCACAGGGCCTGTACTGCCTGTCTTCCTCTGATGCTTGGGACCCAATCACCAGCCAGCCCTCGGGCGTGGTTTCACCTGCCGCAGGCTCCTACATCATGGCTGCCG GTGGTGGTAGTGGAGCAGGAGGTACCCCTGGAGATGGGTATGAGGGCACGGTTGGCAGTTACCTTCAGCAGCACCAGGCTCAACTTACACTGCAGCAACAAAGTCAACTCCAGCATCTACAACAGCTTCATCAATACCAGCAGCAACAGTTTCTGCAGTACCAACAACCG CCTTTGGAGCACAGGCTACACAGTGGCTCCCCTTCCCTCCAAGCCACTCCTAACAGCACCATCCACAGCCTCTGTCCTCCCACTCACCCCCGGCTAGCGGACCTGTGGGGGGCTGCGCAG GTGGAAATCGTTGGTCAGCTGAGTGCACAGATGCTTGACATGGTTGGAGGCGTTGTAGAGACGGTGGGGGAGGAACCGGAACCTGAATCCGACGGGATCCTGGAGCAACACGAAGAGGAAGAAGAACTGACAAGG GTAGAGGAGATAACACTGACCTTAGAGCCAGAGCCATGCTCTTTAACACCATCCCCGCTGAGGGAGGAAGCCCCAACGACAAGAGGTTCAAGCCCAGGAACACCAGCGCAGCCTGCAGAACCCATTCTAGAGAGGATACCTTTCGATGTCACCCCTTGTGTCGTCCAATCGCTCGAAGAGAAAGacgaggaggcggaggagggaTCCATTGTAGTTGTTGCAACAAACTGA